One part of the Arabidopsis thaliana chromosome 4, partial sequence genome encodes these proteins:
- the EIF3A gene encoding eukaryotic translation initiation factor 3A (eukaryotic translation initiation factor 3A (EIF3A); FUNCTIONS IN: translation initiation factor activity; INVOLVED IN: translational initiation; LOCATED IN: eukaryotic translation initiation factor 3 complex, plasma membrane; EXPRESSED IN: 26 plant structures; EXPRESSED DURING: 14 growth stages; CONTAINS InterPro DOMAIN/s: Proteasome component (PCI) domain (InterPro:IPR000717); BEST Arabidopsis thaliana protein match is: unknown protein (TAIR:AT4G23330.1); Has 151795 Blast hits to 76455 proteins in 3156 species: Archae - 1231; Bacteria - 22686; Metazoa - 70860; Fungi - 11049; Plants - 6472; Viruses - 438; Other Eukaryotes - 39059 (source: NCBI BLink).), with amino-acid sequence MANFAKPENALKRADELINVGQKQDALQALHDLITSKRYRAWQKPLEKIMFKYLDLCVDLKRGRFAKDGLIQYRIVCQQVNVSSLEEVIKHFLHLATDKAEQARSQADALEEALDVDDLEADRKPEDLQLSIVSGEKGKDRSDRELVTPWFKFLWETYRTVLEILRNNSKLEALYAMTAHKAFQFCKQYKRTTEFRRLCEIIRNHLANLNKYRDQRDRPDLSAPESLQLYLDTRFDQLKVATELGLWQEAFRSVEDIYGLMCMVKKTPKSSLLMVYYSKLTEIFWISSSHLYHAYAWFKLFSLQKNFNKNLSQKDLQLIASSVVLAALSIPPFDRAQSASHMELENEKERNLRMANLIGFNLEPKFEGKDMLSRSALLSELVSKGVLSCASQEVKDLFHVLEHEFHPLDLGSKIQPLLEKISKSGGKLSSAPSLPEVQLSQYVPSLEKLATLRLLQQVSKIYQTIRIESLSQLVPFFQFSEVEKISVDAVKNNFVAMKVDHMKGVVIFGNLGIESDGLRDHLAVFAESLSKVRAMLYPVPSKASKLAGVIPNLADTVEKEHKRLLARKSIIEKRKEDQERQQLEMEREEEQKRLKLQKLTEEAEQKRLAAELAERRKQRILREIEEKELEEAQALLEETEKRMKKGKKKPLLDGEKVTKQSVKERALTEQLKERQEMEKKLQKLAKTMDYLERAKREEAAPLIEAAYQRRLVEEREFYEREQQREVELSKERHESDLKEKNRLSRMLGNKEIFQAQVISRRQAEFDRIRTEREERISKIIREKKQERDIKRKQIYYLKIEEERIRKLQEEEEARKQEEAERLKKVEAERKANLDKAFEKQRQREIELEEKSRREREELLRGTNAPPARLAEPTVTPVGTTAPAAAAAAAGAPAAPYVPKWKRQTTEVSGPSAPTSSETDRRSNRGPPPGDDHWGSNRGAAQNTDRWTSNRERSGPPAEGGDRWGSGPRGSDDRRSTFGSSRPRPTQR; translated from the exons ATGGCGAATTTTGCCAAACCAGAGAACGCGTTGAAGCGTGCTGATG aATTGATCAATGTTGGACAGAAACAAGATGCTCTTCAGGCGCTTCATGATCTCATTACTTCCAAGAGATACAGAGCTTGGCAGAAACCGCTTGAGAAGATCATGTTTAAGTATCTTGATCTTTGTGTTGACTTGAAGAGGGGTCGATTCGCTAAGGATGGATTGATTCAGTATCGTATTGTTTGCCAGCAAGTGAATGTCAGTTCCTTGGAGGAAGTTATCAAGCACTTCCTACATCTTGCTACTGACAAAGCTGAGCAAGCTCGGTCTCAGGCGGATGCCCTTGAGGAGGCTCTTGATGTTGATGACCTTGAAGCTGATAGGAAGCCTGAGGATTTACAGCTAAGTATTGTCAGTGGGGAGAAGGGAAAAGATAGGTCTGACCGTGAGTTGGTCACCCCATGGTTTAAGTTTCTGTGGGAGACATACAGGACAGTCCTTGAGATATTGCGAAACAACTCAAAGTTGGAAGCACTTTATGcg ATGACAGCACATAAAGCCTTCCAGTTCTGTAAGCAGTACAAGCGAACAACAGAGTTCCGTAGGCTTTGTGAAATTATAAGAAATCATTTGGCAAACCTGAACAAGTACAGAGACCAAAGGGACCGACCTGACTTATCAGCCCCTGAGAGCTTGCAGCTGTATCTGGACACAAGGTTTGATCAGTTGAAAGTTGCTACTGAGCTTGGACTTTGGCAG GAAGCTTTTCGCTCTGTTGAAGATATCTATGGATTAATGTGCATGGTCAAAAAAACGCCCAAGTCATCTTTATTGATGGTTTATTATTCCAAATTGACTGAGATCTTCTGGATTTCTTCTAGCCATCTTTATCATGCTTATGCATGGTTTAAGCTGTTTAGTCTGCAGAAAAATTTCAACAAGAATTTAAGCCAAAAGGATTTGCAGCTAATAGCGTCATCTGTTGTCTTGGCGGCATTGTCCATTCCACCATTTGATCGGGCTCAGAGCGCATCCCATATGGAActtgaaaatgagaaagaacGCAATTTGAGGATGGCTAACCTCATTGGATTCAATCTTGAACCTAAATTTGAGGGCAAAGATATG CTTTCCCGGTCAGCTCTTCTGTCAGAGCTG GTTTCAAAAGGTGTTTTGAGCTGTGCATCTCAGGAGGTCAAAGATCTTTTCCATGTTTTGGAGCATGAATTTCACCCACTTGATCTTGGCTCCAAGATTCAGCCTTTGCTGGAAAAGATTTCCAAATCTGGTGGGAAACTGTCCTCAGCTCCTTCTTTACCAGAAGTGCAACTTTCCCAATATGTTCCTTCTCTGGAGAAGCTTGCTACTCTGAGGCTACTTCAACAG GTGTCTAAGATTTATCAGACAATAAGAATTGAGAGTTTATCTCAGTTGGTACCCTTCTTTCAATTCTCAGAGGTAGAGAAGATTTCTGTTGATGCTGTGAAGAACAATTTTGTTGCCATGAAAGTTGATCACATGAAGGGTGTTgtaatttttggaaatttg GGTATTGAGTCTGATGGACTGAGGGATCATCTGGCTGTTTTTGCCGAGTCTTTGAGCAAAGTAAGAGCTATGCTGTATCCTGTCCCAAGTAAAGCATCAAAACTAGCTGGCGTTATACCAAATTTAGCAGATACTGTTGAGAAAGAGCACAAAAGACTGCTTGCTCGTAAATCAATCATTGAAAAGAGGAAGGAGGATCAAGAGCGTCAGCAACTAGAAATG GAACGTGAAGAGGAGCAGAAACGGCTTAAGCTTCAGAAGCTAACTGAAGAGGCAGAACAAAAGAGACTTGCAGCAGAGCttgcagagagaagaaaacaaagaatccTTAGAGAGATAGAGGAGAAGGAGCTTGAAGAAGCCCAAGCTTTACtggaagagacagagaagcgcatgaaaaagggaaagaagaagccaCTTTTAGACGGA GAGAAGGTGACAAAGCAATCTGTGAAGGAAAGGGCCTTAACTGAGCAGCTCAAGGAAAGGcaagaaatggagaagaagcttcaaaAGCTTGCCAAAACGATGGATTATTTGGAAAGagcaaagagagaagaggcTGCTCCATTGATTGAAGCTGCATATCAGCGAAGACTGGTAGAGGAAAGAGAGTTTTATGAGCGTGAACAACAG CGTGAAGTTGAACTCAGTAAAGAGCGTCATGAGAGTGacttgaaggagaagaacagGTTGTCCAGAATGTTGGGTAATAAG GAAATATTCCAAGCACAAGTGATTAGTCGTCGACAAGCAGAGTTTGACAGAATCAGGACGGAGAGAGAGGAGCGTATCAGTAAAATAATccgagagaagaagcaagaaaggGATATCAAGAGGAAGCagatatattatttgaaaattgaagaagaaaggattAGGAAGCTgcaggaagaagaggaagctcGCAAGCAGGAAG AAGCTGAGAGGCTCAAGAAGGTAGAAGCTGAACGCAAAGCAAACTTGGATAAAGCTTTTGAGAAGCAAAGGCAGAGAGAGATAGAGCTGGAAGAGAAAAGTAGGCGGGAACGAGAAGAGCTGTTGAGAGGAACTAATGCACCACCTGCTCGCCTTGCAGAGCCTACTGTTACTCCTGTTGGAACTACCGcaccagcagcagcagcagcagcagcaggaGCACCAGCAGCACCTTATGTTCCGAAGTGGAAGCGCCAGACTACTGAGGTCTCAGGCCCATCAGCACCAACATCATCAGAAACTGACCGACGGTCCAACCGTGGGCCGCCTCCCGGAGATGACCACTGGGGAAGCAACAGAGGAGCCGCTCAGAATACTGACCGGTGGACTAGTAATAGGGAAAGATCTGGACCTCCAGCTGAAGGAGGAGACCGTTGGGGTTCTGGTCCTAGAGGCAGTGATGATCGCCGATCCACATTTGGAAGCTCCAGGCCCAGGCCAACACAGCGTtga
- a CDS encoding hydroxyproline-rich glycoprotein family protein (hydroxyproline-rich glycoprotein family protein; Has 61395 Blast hits to 32282 proteins in 1291 species: Archae - 170; Bacteria - 7886; Metazoa - 24050; Fungi - 9239; Plants - 11076; Viruses - 2000; Other Eukaryotes - 6974 (source: NCBI BLink).), producing the protein MKGKKFNCKRQPPPLATTAGHHRRSPPPATTGHHHRSPPPAITACHHRRPPLPATTAGHHRQLRPPSIPVTTNTGHRHCRPPSNPATTNSGHHQLRPPPPPPPPLSAITTTGHHHHRRSPPPPPPPPPPPPTITPPVTTTTAGHHHHRRSPPPPPPPPPPPPTITPPVTTTTTGHHHHRPPPPPPATTTPITNTSDHHQLHPPPPATTITTTTISNQKD; encoded by the exons ATGAAAGGTAAAAAATTCAACTGTAAAagg CAACCACCACCGCTGGCCACCACCGCCGGCCACCACCGCCGGTCACCACCGCCGGCCACCACCGGTCACCACCACCGGTCACCACCGCCGGCCATCACTGCCTGCCACCACCGCCGGCCACCACTGCCTGCCACCACCGCCGGCCATCACCGCCAACTTCGGCCACCATCTATTCCGGTCACCACCAACACCGGTCACCGTCACTGTCGGCCACCATCAAATCCGGCCACCACCAACTCCGGCCACCACCAACTTcggccaccaccaccaccgccaccaccactGTCGGCCATCACCACCAccggccaccaccaccaccgccggtcaccaccaccaccaccaccaccaccaccaccaccgccgaCCATCACCCCGCCggtcaccaccaccaccgccggccaccaccaccaccgccggtcaccaccaccaccaccaccaccaccaccaccaccgccgaCCATCACCCCGCCggtcaccaccaccaccaccggccaccaccaccaccggccaccaccaccaccgccggcAACCACCACACCGATCACCAACACTTCCGACCACCATCAACTCCATCCACCACCGCCGGCCAcaaccatcaccaccactacCATCTCCAATCAAAAAGACTAA
- a CDS encoding NAD(P)-binding Rossmann-fold superfamily protein (NAD(P)-binding Rossmann-fold superfamily protein; FUNCTIONS IN: oxidoreductase activity, binding, catalytic activity; INVOLVED IN: oxidation reduction, metabolic process; EXPRESSED IN: 22 plant structures; EXPRESSED DURING: 13 growth stages; CONTAINS InterPro DOMAIN/s: NAD(P)-binding domain (InterPro:IPR016040), Glucose/ribitol dehydrogenase (InterPro:IPR002347), Short-chain dehydrogenase/reductase SDR (InterPro:IPR002198); BEST Arabidopsis thaliana protein match is: NAD(P)-binding Rossmann-fold superfamily protein (TAIR:AT4G23430.2); Has 42058 Blast hits to 41993 proteins in 2806 species: Archae - 320; Bacteria - 26803; Metazoa - 3444; Fungi - 2870; Plants - 1627; Viruses - 0; Other Eukaryotes - 6994 (source: NCBI BLink).) codes for MWPFWWKGASGFSARSTAEEVTHGIDGTGLTAIVTGASSGIGEETTRVLALRGVHVVMAVRNTDSGNQVRDKILKEIPQAKIDVMKLDLSSMASVRSFASEYQSLDLPLNLLINNAGIMACPFLLSSDNIELQFATNHLGHFLLTNLLLERMKKTASESNREGRIVIVSSEGHRFAYREGVQFDKINDEARYNTLQAYGQSKLGNILHATELARLFKEQGVNITANSLHPGSIMTNLLRYHSFINTIGNAVGKYVLKSIPQGAATTCYAALHPQAKGVSGEYLMDNNISDPNSQGKDKDLAKKLWEFSLRLTGEEES; via the exons atgtgGCCTTTTTGGTGGAAAGGAGCATCTGGGTTCTCTGCTCGTTCCACAGCTGAAGAAGTCACTCATGGAATCGATGGTACTGGTCTCACTGCTATCGTCACAg GAGCATCAAGTGGTATTGGGGAAGAGACTACTCGTGTTCTTGCTCTTCGTGGTGTTCATGTTGTAATGGCGGTAAGGAATACAGATTCTGGTAATCAAGTCAGAGATAAGATACTTAAGGAAATACCTCAGGCTAAGATTGATGTAATGAAGTTGGATCTTAGCTCTATGGCTTCTGTCAGGAGCTTTGCATCAGAGTATCAGTCTTTGGACCTTCCCTTGAATCTTCTCAT CAATAATGCGGGGATTATGGCATGTCCCTTCTTGCTTTCTAGCGACAACATTGAATTACAGTTTGCAACCAATCATTTGG GTCATTTTCTGTTGACAAACCTTCTTTTGGagaggatgaagaaaacaGCTAGTGAAAGCAATAGAGAAGGAAGAATTGTTATTGTCTCATCAGAAGGTCATCGATTTGCTTACCGGGAAGGTGTTCagtttgacaaaataaatgatGAAGCAAG GTACAATACTTTGCAAGCATATGGTCAGTCAAAGCTCGGTAACATCTTGCACGCTACTGAGCTCGCTAGGCTATTCAAG GAACAAGGTGTGAATATCACTGCTAATTCACTTCATCCTGGATCCATTATGACCAATCTTTTACGCTACCACAGCTTCATAAATA CAATTGGTAATGCGGTGGGGAAGTATGTGCTGAAGAGCATTCCACAG GGAGCGGCAACTACCTGTTATGCTGCGCTTCATCCTCAGGCAAAAGGAGTGAGTGGAGAATACTTGATGGACAACAACATATCTGACCCTAATTCTCAGGGTAAAGACAAAGATCTGGCCAAAAAACTATGGGAGTTTAGCTTGAGGCTAActggtgaagaagaatcataG
- a CDS encoding Defensin-like (DEFL) family protein (Defensin-like (DEFL) family protein; LOCATED IN: endomembrane system; BEST Arabidopsis thaliana protein match is: S locus-related glycoprotein 1 (SLR1) binding pollen coat protein family (TAIR:AT3G05727.1); Has 35333 Blast hits to 34131 proteins in 2444 species: Archae - 798; Bacteria - 22429; Metazoa - 974; Fungi - 991; Plants - 531; Viruses - 0; Other Eukaryotes - 9610 (source: NCBI BLink).): protein MAKTQNFVCFTAVLLILILVSTEIPMIEGKTCKLFRGECPVDPCEPEKCDECCKATFGKQICGKCEQESTELHCHCRR from the exons ATGGCAAAGACTCAAAACTTTGTTTGCTTCACCGCCGTCTTGCTCATCCTCATTTTGGTCTCGACCG AGATACCAATGATTGAGGGAAAAACATGTAAGCTTTTTAGAGGAGAATGTCCCGTGGATCCGTGCGAACCTGAAAAATGTGATGAGTGTTGCAAGGCAACGTTTGGGAAACAAATTTGTGGAAAATGCGAACAAGAGAGCACTGAATTACATTGTCATTGTCGCCGCTAA
- a CDS encoding ARID/BRIGHT DNA-binding, ELM2 domain and myb-like DNA-binding domain-containing protein (ARID/BRIGHT DNA-binding domain;ELM2 domain protein; FUNCTIONS IN: DNA binding; LOCATED IN: vacuole; CONTAINS InterPro DOMAIN/s: SANT, DNA-binding (InterPro:IPR001005), ELM2 (InterPro:IPR000949), ARID/BRIGHT DNA-binding domain (InterPro:IPR001606); BEST Arabidopsis thaliana protein match is: ARID/BRIGHT DNA-binding domain;ELM2 domain protein (TAIR:AT2G46040.1); Has 254 Blast hits to 233 proteins in 47 species: Archae - 0; Bacteria - 0; Metazoa - 84; Fungi - 4; Plants - 166; Viruses - 0; Other Eukaryotes - 0 (source: NCBI BLink).) gives MGSFNDTSCSYVDVEIKYVDECEERLRRLFDQALLVFLEEEGSIKPLPAVIGDGKNVDLFKLFVLVREREGFDTVSRKRLWEVVAEKLGFDCSLVPSLILIYLKYLNRMEKWAVEESRIVNWDNKDSEKKGCYSGMLHELGNGFKSLLDNGKCQKRNRAVAFGCNHMEESCSEFDRSRKRFRESDDDDKGVGLSSVVIREETVVCAVEEGLSDFSLEKRDDLPGMLKWLALVATSPHDPAIGVIPHSSKWKQYNGNKCWLQVARAKNSLLVQRDNAELRYRYHPFRGHQNIHHPSMYEDDRKSIGRLRYSIRPPNLSKHCSSSCCNGSSLVSLSKSRSTKCRKLTIIASERAGLTAGTSRARKRNKAEIPRRCIKVGHQHQAQVDEWTESGVDSDSKWLGTRIWPPENSEALDQTLGNDLVGKGRPDSCSCELSGFVECTRLHIAEKRMELKRELGDDFFHWRFNQMGEEVCLRWTEEEEKRFKDMIIADPQSFWTNAAKNFPKKKREELVSYYFNVFLINRRRYQNRVTPKSIDSDDEGAFGSVGGSFGRDAVTSSGSDVMICAQNRQCEDY, from the exons ATGGGAAGTTTTAATGATACTTCATGTTCATATGTTGATGTTGAGATTAAGTATGTTGATGAATGTGAGGAGAGGTTAAGGAGATTGTTTGATCAAGCTTTGTTGGTTTTTCTTGAGGAAGAGGGTAGTATAAAGCCTCTCCCTGCAGTTATAGGTGATGGCAAAAATGTTGATTTGTTTAAGCTGTTTGTATTGGTGAGGGAGAGGGAAGGGTTTGATACTGTGTCTAGGAAAAGGTTGTGGGAAGTAGTGGCTGAGAAGTTAGGCTTTGATTGTTCACTGGTTCCTTCTTTGATATTGATTTACTTGAAGTATTTGAACCGGATGGAGAAATGGGCGGTGGAGGAATCTAGGATTGTGAATTGGGATAATAAGGATAGTGAAAAGAAAGGGTGTTATAGTGGTATGTTGCATGAGTTAGGGAATGGTTTTAAGAGTTTGTTGGACAATGGGAAGTGTCAGAAACGTAACAGAGCTGTTGCGTTTGGTTGTAACCATATGGAAGAGTCGTGTTCAGAGTTTGATAGGTCTAGGAAGAGGTTTagagagagtgatgatgatgataaaggaGTAGGACTGTCTAGTGTTGTTATTAGGGAGGAGACTGTTGTATGTGCTGTGGAAGAAGGTTTGTCGGATTTTTCCTTGGAGAAGCGAGACGATTTACCGGGAATGTTGAAGTGGCTGGCTTTGGTTGCAACATCTCCTCATGATCCTGCCATTGGAGTTATACCGCATAGTTCAAAATGGAAGCAGTATAACGGTAACAAGTGTTGGCTCCAAGTGGCTAGAGCAAAAAACTCTTTGCTGGTTCAAAGAGACAATGCTGAACTCAGATATAGATATCATCCATTTCGG GGTCACCAAAATATACATCATCCGTCTATGTATGAAGATGATCGAAAGTCGATAGGGAGGTTAAGATACAGCATAAGACCTCCAAATTTATCCAAACACTGTTCGAGCTCGTGTTGCAATGGAAGCAGTTTGGTCTCTCTATCTAAATCAAGATCTACCAAATGCAGAAAACTGACGATCATTGCTTCTGAGAGAGCAGGCCTTACTGCAGGAACATCTAGAGCCAGAAAGCGAAACAAAGCAGAGATCCCGAGAAGGTGTATTAAAGTAGGACATCAACACCAAGCCCAAGTGGATGAATGGACAGAGTCCGGTGTAGATAGCGATAGTAAATGGTTAGGAACCCGTATATGGCCGCCAGAAAATAGTGAAGCTTTAGATCAGACGCTTGGAAATGATTTAGTTGGAAAAGGAAGGCCAGATTCTTGCAGCTGTGAGCTCTCTGGTTTTGTGGAATGCACTAGGTTGCACATTGCAGAGAAGAGAATGGAACTGAAACGTGAGCTCGGCGATGACTTTTTCCATTGGAGATTCAATCAAATGGGAGAAGAAGTGTGTCTAAGATggacagaagaagaagagaagaggttTAAAGACATGATCATCGCGGATCCTCAATCTTTCTGGACAAATGCGGCAAAAAATttcccaaagaagaagagagaggagctTGTGAGTTACTACTTCAACGTCTTCTTGATTAACAGAAGACGGTATCAGAACCGTGTGACTCCAAAAAGTATAGACAGTGATGACGAAGGAGCGTTTGGTAGTGTTGGTGGCAGTTTTGGTCGTGATGCTGTTACTTCGTCTGGTTCAGATGTTATGATCTGTGCTCAGAATCGTCAGTGTGAGGACTACTGa
- a CDS encoding NAD(P)-binding Rossmann-fold superfamily protein yields MWPFWWKGASGFSARSTAEEVTHGIDGTGLTAIVTGASSGIGEETTRVLALRGVHVVMAVRNTDSGNQVRDKILKEIPQAKIDVMKLDLSSMASVRSFASEYQSLDLPLNLLINNAGIMACPFLLSSDNIELQFATNHLGHFLLTNLLLERMKKTASESNREGRIVIVSSEGHRFAYREGVQFDKINDEARYNTLQAYGQSKLGNILHATELARLFKEQGVNITANSLHPGSIMTNLLRYHSFINSKSSFALYIISDFPLFI; encoded by the exons atgtgGCCTTTTTGGTGGAAAGGAGCATCTGGGTTCTCTGCTCGTTCCACAGCTGAAGAAGTCACTCATGGAATCGATGGTACTGGTCTCACTGCTATCGTCACAg GAGCATCAAGTGGTATTGGGGAAGAGACTACTCGTGTTCTTGCTCTTCGTGGTGTTCATGTTGTAATGGCGGTAAGGAATACAGATTCTGGTAATCAAGTCAGAGATAAGATACTTAAGGAAATACCTCAGGCTAAGATTGATGTAATGAAGTTGGATCTTAGCTCTATGGCTTCTGTCAGGAGCTTTGCATCAGAGTATCAGTCTTTGGACCTTCCCTTGAATCTTCTCAT CAATAATGCGGGGATTATGGCATGTCCCTTCTTGCTTTCTAGCGACAACATTGAATTACAGTTTGCAACCAATCATTTGG GTCATTTTCTGTTGACAAACCTTCTTTTGGagaggatgaagaaaacaGCTAGTGAAAGCAATAGAGAAGGAAGAATTGTTATTGTCTCATCAGAAGGTCATCGATTTGCTTACCGGGAAGGTGTTCagtttgacaaaataaatgatGAAGCAAG GTACAATACTTTGCAAGCATATGGTCAGTCAAAGCTCGGTAACATCTTGCACGCTACTGAGCTCGCTAGGCTATTCAAG GAACAAGGTGTGAATATCACTGCTAATTCACTTCATCCTGGATCCATTATGACCAATCTTTTACGCTACCACAGCTTCATAAATAGTAAATCCTCTTTCGCCTTATATATCATTTCTGACTTtcctttgtttatttaa